In Alkalihalobacterium alkalinitrilicum, a genomic segment contains:
- a CDS encoding VOC family protein — protein MVGIEIDMVVKDSLKALELYESIFDIERVEVSNFPRGENEVVFTLYDVRFHLLDENPEFHLIAPNPDDPKTSWVNVTVPDIKDTYAKAMDLGSTEVQPVTEIPDYGVSNAIFMDPFGYIWMLHQVHKKVSHEERIHLWEEKKKN, from the coding sequence ATGGTTGGAATAGAAATTGATATGGTTGTGAAAGATAGCTTAAAAGCATTGGAATTATACGAAAGTATATTTGATATTGAGCGTGTGGAGGTTTCTAACTTTCCTCGTGGTGAAAATGAGGTAGTTTTTACCCTATACGACGTTCGCTTTCATTTGTTAGATGAAAACCCAGAATTCCATTTGATCGCACCAAATCCTGACGATCCTAAAACTAGTTGGGTTAATGTTACTGTCCCAGACATTAAGGACACTTATGCAAAGGCGATGGATTTAGGTTCTACAGAGGTGCAACCAGTGACTGAAATTCCTGACTACGGAGTATCGAACGCCATATTCATGGATCCCTTTGGTTATATATGGATGCTGCATCAAGTACATAAAAAAGTTAGTCATGAAGAACGTATACATCTTTGGGAGGAAAAAAAGAAGAATTAA
- a CDS encoding SLC13 family permease: protein MITDMQLVFLILLITTICFLIPRFRADLVAISSLLALLLTGIIDVAEAFAGFSNSVVIMVAALFIVGAGVFQSGLAQKAGDLLVKSTGNSEWKLTIFMLVLVAVLSGFISNTGTVAILLPIVVSLSRQMQLHPGKLLIPLAFASSMGGALTLIGTAPNLIASQSLHDAGYDTLSFFSFTPIGLVMLLAGIIYLWFIGRKMLDKPAENKTGASEKFDATELVEQYEASNLIFTVKVPEESRIIGKKIKQLQLPSTYNISVLELIKGETKTLLGINGRTLSQRITVEPSYVVESGDTFLVYGTEEAVEKLIADTDLTLQKDDPMKLEESHLAEVILTPQSRLLNQTIKQVKFREKYGLTVLAMKHQFRAPKKATADEKLLYGDSILVHGKWKDINLLSAEKNDTVVLKSSAEDTDPANTTKKSWLAGIILFGMLLAMVFEWVPAVVAIVVAAVLMIFTGCIRQTDQAYQAINWQTVILIACMLPMATALENTGGVIFMSKGLIQSLGAIGPVAVLAGLYVITSIFSQFISNTATAVLLFPVAILTAEQMGVNPFPMVMAVAFSSSMAFATPVATPPNAMVMAAGKYTFLDFVRVGIPLQLLIALIAIVLLPLFFPF from the coding sequence ATGATAACAGATATGCAATTGGTCTTTTTGATTTTACTCATTACTACGATCTGTTTTTTAATCCCTCGTTTTAGAGCAGACTTAGTTGCGATTAGTTCATTATTAGCTCTGTTGTTAACAGGGATAATAGATGTTGCAGAGGCATTTGCTGGCTTTTCGAATAGCGTAGTAATCATGGTTGCAGCTTTATTTATTGTTGGTGCTGGTGTCTTTCAGAGTGGATTAGCTCAAAAAGCAGGAGACTTATTAGTTAAGAGCACAGGAAATAGTGAATGGAAATTAACGATTTTTATGCTTGTTTTAGTTGCGGTTTTGAGTGGTTTTATTAGTAATACAGGGACGGTCGCTATTCTGCTTCCTATTGTTGTAAGTCTGTCTAGGCAAATGCAGCTACATCCTGGAAAGCTTTTAATTCCTTTAGCTTTTGCTAGTAGCATGGGTGGAGCCTTGACTTTAATTGGTACAGCGCCGAATTTAATCGCAAGTCAAAGTTTACATGATGCGGGTTATGACACACTATCTTTTTTTTCATTCACACCAATCGGTTTGGTTATGCTGCTAGCTGGTATTATTTACTTATGGTTTATCGGTCGTAAAATGTTAGACAAACCTGCAGAAAACAAAACGGGAGCCTCAGAAAAATTTGATGCAACAGAGTTGGTTGAACAATACGAAGCTTCAAATTTAATTTTTACTGTGAAAGTTCCAGAAGAAAGTCGTATTATTGGGAAAAAAATTAAACAGCTACAATTGCCAAGTACATATAATATTTCGGTGTTAGAATTAATAAAAGGAGAAACCAAGACCCTTCTAGGGATTAATGGACGTACACTTTCTCAACGAATTACTGTGGAGCCTAGCTATGTAGTCGAATCTGGGGATACTTTTCTTGTTTATGGTACCGAAGAAGCTGTTGAAAAATTAATAGCAGATACAGATCTAACTCTGCAAAAAGATGATCCAATGAAATTAGAGGAATCTCATTTAGCCGAGGTCATTTTAACGCCTCAATCAAGATTACTCAATCAGACGATTAAACAAGTTAAATTTAGAGAGAAATACGGCTTAACCGTTTTAGCGATGAAACATCAATTTAGAGCGCCGAAAAAGGCAACAGCCGATGAAAAGTTACTATATGGAGACTCAATCCTCGTTCATGGTAAATGGAAAGATATCAATCTTCTCTCCGCTGAAAAGAATGACACCGTTGTTTTGAAGTCGTCCGCCGAAGATACAGACCCAGCCAATACTACAAAGAAAAGCTGGCTAGCAGGGATCATCCTTTTTGGCATGTTACTTGCGATGGTATTTGAATGGGTACCTGCAGTGGTAGCAATTGTAGTGGCTGCGGTGCTCATGATTTTCACAGGATGTATTAGACAAACCGATCAAGCATACCAAGCCATAAACTGGCAAACCGTCATCCTAATCGCCTGTATGCTCCCTATGGCTACTGCTTTAGAAAACACAGGGGGTGTCATCTTTATGTCTAAAGGGCTCATCCAAAGTTTAGGAGCGATTGGACCGGTTGCAGTTCTCGCTGGACTCTATGTTATTACGTCTATATTCAGCCAATTTATAAGTAATACTGCAACTGCCGTTTTATTATTTCCAGTTGCTATTTTAACGGCCGAGCAAATGGGAGTAAATCCATTTCCGATGGTGATGGCCGTTGCTTTTTCATCAAGTATGGCCTTTGCTACACCTGTAGCTACCCCTCCGAACGCAATGGTGATGGCAGCAGGAAAGTACACATTTCTCGATTTCGTCCGTGTCGGCATTCCTTTACAACTACTCATCGCCCTAATTGCTATTGTATTACTGCCATTGTTTTTCCCGTTTTAA
- a CDS encoding MFS transporter, which produces MKSISHKGWLMLFLVLLSILACQGFARFSFGAIFPFMREGLNLTYQQAGFLTSSIFIGYLVGVINVSSIVKRFNAKKTIIIFLSLIIVSIMIIGSSNHFWVVFTACFFMGYASGGTFIPSLELVRRWFHQSKRGMAVGIAMAGGGAGMVFSGISVPFLVRAYGDTGWRLSWFIIAAFIFIIILFIGLMLKNSPDDINEKPLGDNDPKSIEESSRNGYEKSNIVYGNKLVWAIGSVYFIFGFSYLIYSTFLVDYFINDLSFSNEIAGFLFSVGGVASIISGFIWGTVSDRFGRMIALSFVFFIQTIVLLGLIYVTSYGVVFILVVLYGLTLWGVPTILTASMGDLIVPEKNPAAMGFITVFFGIGQLISPMITGYLVELDGNYMLALFLSIAACMVGGIGSVFIHIHLKNKVVKLKEAEQFEIS; this is translated from the coding sequence ATGAAGTCAATATCTCATAAAGGATGGCTCATGCTGTTCTTAGTGTTACTAAGTATATTAGCTTGTCAAGGGTTTGCGCGTTTCTCTTTTGGAGCAATCTTTCCTTTTATGAGAGAAGGGTTAAACTTAACTTATCAACAAGCTGGATTCTTGACTTCCTCTATTTTTATAGGTTACCTAGTTGGGGTAATTAATGTTAGTTCTATTGTCAAACGCTTCAATGCTAAGAAAACGATAATTATTTTTTTATCATTAATTATCGTTTCCATTATGATTATTGGTAGTTCAAATCACTTTTGGGTTGTTTTCACCGCTTGTTTCTTTATGGGATATGCTTCAGGAGGTACATTTATCCCTTCATTGGAACTTGTTCGTAGATGGTTCCACCAATCGAAGAGAGGCATGGCAGTCGGAATTGCTATGGCAGGCGGGGGAGCAGGAATGGTATTCAGTGGAATATCTGTGCCATTTCTGGTTAGAGCTTACGGTGATACAGGATGGCGTTTAAGTTGGTTTATCATCGCTGCTTTTATATTTATTATCATATTATTTATTGGATTAATGCTGAAAAATAGTCCAGATGACATCAACGAAAAGCCTCTTGGTGATAATGACCCAAAAAGTATTGAAGAGAGTAGTAGAAATGGGTACGAAAAATCGAACATCGTTTATGGGAATAAGCTCGTTTGGGCGATAGGAAGCGTTTATTTTATATTCGGCTTTAGTTATTTAATTTATTCGACGTTCTTAGTTGATTATTTCATTAACGATTTATCTTTTTCTAATGAAATTGCTGGTTTTCTATTTTCGGTCGGTGGGGTCGCTAGTATCATCAGTGGGTTTATTTGGGGAACAGTTTCGGATCGTTTCGGTAGAATGATAGCACTTTCTTTTGTTTTCTTTATTCAAACCATTGTCTTATTAGGGTTAATTTATGTGACCTCTTATGGCGTTGTTTTTATTTTAGTCGTCTTGTACGGGTTAACCTTATGGGGAGTACCGACCATCCTAACAGCAAGTATGGGAGATTTAATCGTACCTGAAAAAAACCCAGCAGCTATGGGCTTTATCACTGTATTCTTTGGCATTGGACAACTTATCTCCCCGATGATAACAGGTTACTTAGTCGAATTAGATGGGAATTATATGTTAGCTCTATTCTTATCTATTGCCGCATGTATGGTTGGTGGAATTGGTTCTGTCTTCATTCATATTCATTTAAAGAATAAAGTCGTAAAACTGAAAGAAGCAGAACAATTTGAGATAAGTTGA
- a CDS encoding enoyl-CoA hydratase/isomerase family protein, whose product MGASYFLPRLVGMSRASELLLTGREVKAEEAMQIGLVLRLTAEGETLSIALEMANLMVEKSPLGLKLTKEILNTTLENDLEASLQVENRSQVLCVLSGSFEDAIKRFENRKSKNKRNQKL is encoded by the coding sequence TTGGGGGCTAGCTATTTTTTACCTCGGTTAGTCGGTATGTCTAGAGCTTCTGAATTGCTGTTAACTGGGCGCGAAGTAAAAGCTGAAGAGGCCATGCAAATCGGTTTAGTATTAAGATTAACTGCTGAGGGTGAGACTCTTTCGATTGCCCTTGAAATGGCGAATTTAATGGTGGAAAAATCGCCTCTCGGTTTGAAACTAACAAAGGAAATTTTAAATACTACTCTCGAAAACGATTTAGAGGCCAGTCTTCAAGTTGAGAACAGATCACAGGTGTTGTGTGTCTTAAGTGGTAGTTTCGAAGATGCGATTAAGCGTTTTGAAAACCGTAAAAGCAAAAATAAACGAAATCAAAAATTGTGA
- a CDS encoding GNAT family N-acetyltransferase, which produces MVDYVFKNTNFNQLTLSVFAFNTRAKKVYENIGLTIESLDHNELEFDEKWIDSINMKLERETWMGNDNKKEQSK; this is translated from the coding sequence ATGGTCGATTATGTATTTAAGAATACGAATTTCAACCAACTTACCTTAAGTGTGTTTGCATTTAATACTAGAGCAAAGAAAGTTTATGAAAACATTGGATTAACTATAGAGAGTCTTGATCATAATGAGTTAGAATTTGATGAAAAATGGATCGACTCCATTAATATGAAATTGGAAAGAGAAACGTGGATGGGAAATGATAATAAAAAGGAACAAAGTAAATGA